One Salvia miltiorrhiza cultivar Shanhuang (shh) chromosome 6, IMPLAD_Smil_shh, whole genome shotgun sequence genomic window, CTATCAAAATCCACTTACATAGATAAGGTGTTAAGGCGATACTCCATGAAGAAGTTCGAAAGGACATCTACCAATGGAATATGGCATCTATTTGTCAAGAAAGGATTGTCCTTCTAATGACAATGAGATTTAATGCAAAAAGGATTATCCTAACGCTAGGGCAATAGGATGGTCATGAATGTCATGATTTTCTCTACATAAGGTGTAGTTTGTGTGCTTAGCATCGTTGGCAGATTTTAAGAGATATTAGAAACAAAAGATTATGTTAGAGCAAGTTCCCACATAAGAGGACATAGCTAATCCTTTTGACCAATTGTTATGCATTGTGAATCATAACAAACACTTTGAGTGTTTGGGCATTGGATATCTTCGAGACTGGCTTTAGTCAGTGGGAGTAAAAGTAATATGTCTAGAAATAATCTGTGTTGAGACTTATTACTTGATCACATTTATGACATTTGATGTCACTAATGGCATTGTGCATTTATTTGATTGATTACTTTGATTATTTGTTCTCATTCAATTAAATGTTCCCATGAGTTAATACTGTTGCTAATTTAGTGGGAGGTTAGCAATAGAGTATAACTCTTAAAGCGCCCCAACTAAGGATCATCAAGATTGGGATATTGATGATATGTTATAAGTTGGCATGCGATCTGTATCACATTCTTAGAGAATGTAGTTGTTCTCACGACTATGAGATATTAGATACTCGTGATAGATGCATGGATACTTTAGAGAGTATTGGCATACCCTACCAATATATCATTTGTTTTGGTGTCTATGATTATTGGTGTGTGGAGATTGTGacagtcctttgacttgaggaCAATGCTTATCTTACTTATTGAATGGTATActttgaccaagtacaatgcttgcactccaaccaaaggggtagatacggcttgtgttgggtaTATCGGGATATAAGGGAAGGTGGTAGTTGTGCCAAGATGGGATTCATTCCTCGATTAACATTTCGAGAAGAACACTCAGTTTCTCTATATTACTTGACCGTTAAGTCACTGGCCAGTGCAATGGATATGTTCGAACTTTAGAAAGTTGAACATGATCGATATGggtcatttaataaagatgagataaattGATAGAGCTATTAGAAAGACACAATGGCAAATTCTAGGCTCTatcgagtggttcgtgaatgaaAGGATGTTACTATATCTTCGCATAAAGGTTTTGTTTACAgaatccacgtaaacgttcttcatatatcgagttcgctacacaacgcagtctaggagttttgtgtagactttaatttgattatcgacgataatggaggcctattgggtcacactttatgtgtattgttgattcgcttAAGAGTGCAAAGTtagtgcttggtgtttaatctaatgctagtccaagtgggagattgaaagatattatggactagattaggatatatttgatatattctaatactaagtaagacagttcaagtgtgaattccttagtcgtaattgttgactcaagtgtgaattccttagtcgtaattattgactaaggaagacaagacaatttagaattgtcttcttcgcttataaataagggagcttggtcttacgaatcgaatatgaaaatatacgaaaacattagaAGAGAAAACACCTAGAGAGTACTATggtttcaatcggagatttcctagctgtcgaagattgaaacatgcactgggaattgttcctgcatcgaatcgacatGCACGTGGATACCTCTAGTGGTGGATTCAATTCGCAGGAATCGAGACGCACGTTTActacacaacaagtaagttaattttattgttgtgtacgtttgtaatctctacacatgaatcaattgtaaatctagatctaatccttgaatgtatattccgctgcgtatcattagatgatgtcaaggataaccAACACCCCTTCCCCTTTTTCTCCTCTTTTCTTTTGTATAAAACTTTAATCAGTTGTTCGTATGTATTCATGAGGAATTATATGAAGATGTAAGCATACATATATCATTATACTGTGAATGAGTTGGCTGCTGGAAAAATTATACACATACTGTGAATTCATATAATAGGCAAGAGAGTTCGATGAAACCTTCAAGAGTTTTTGGTTTGAGTTGCTGAAATTTGAAAGGTGCAGCTGCTGAGCTTGACTGCTGGAATGGTTTAGAATGTAAATATTAATAGAATGAAGAGTTGCTTTACTCGAGAGGAAGTAGGAAATCTGATCTTGAGTTCTTACCTATGATGCACTTCAATTCTGCCTGTGGGAGAAAGAACTTGTGAGCTTCTAAAGATTTGAGCAGATTGTGAGGGAAAGCCAGAATGATGGCTTCGCTCACACTCTTAATAGGCAGAGAACTAAAGTTGAAGTTGGGGGTTACAGCAAGATAGGAGCATGTGGTGAATAGTGTTGCCTACTGCGGCTTTGAGTTGGGATTAATTCCATCTTGCACCTAGGTGCATTGCACCTTGCATCCGGATGGTTGACACGTGTCAACCATGTTTTATGGCTAAAGATAAAAATAGCCACTCTCCTATAATTAAGTACTTTTTTAGCCATCAACATTTAATTAGGTTTTCAGTCAAAATTCACTAATGGAAAAGAGTTATATTTTGCTTTTTTCTTGATCCCCGTGCTATCACAAAATGGTATTagagcgggtttttattgacaaattatattatatttaatttattttataattaacctatgtgggaggagactccattaaaattttatggatccggacgagtgtccgagatgtcttGTATACAGGATTTCTCTCCAATATTTGGAAAGAGAAGAAGTCTCCTACTAGGCGAATTACGAGTGTATTTGCGAACCCTAGCGGTTCACATTACCGAGGACGAGGAGACTGTTCGTGAGATTATCACGTACATCAGGGGTTATCTTGATGCCCTACTGGAGATTGCCGAAGCCAAATCGGCAAATGAACGAGCCAGAGTCAACCTCCATCAATTACATATTTGATGGAACAGAAGGACAAGGGGGGAGTAGCTTATCCtagctaccaaaagatcgagccaaactcttccgacaacatcaacttgcgggagatccaaagaacggtggaatattatggcatcAAGCTATATAatctaccgatggagatgagccagatatcactcaaacaagaggaaatcttaaaactcttgcgtgatatccagaagaaGGTAGAGGACATCGAACGGaggaaaccatgttccggaagaCTTCGGAAtacatggtccaaagacccgaagTATCCACTACCACTTGATGCAGCCCAAGGAATTGCAGCCAGAGGATATAATCCGAatcgtgaaaaggaaaaaacatGAATAACTTtgatcgaatcggattagaGGATCTACAAAAGTTAGCAGAATCATTTGCTAATTtaaatatggttgatctaaagatgaaccaaggaggagAGGTGCCCAAAACAGAGCACCCACAAGAAGAATCATCCAGGAGAGGTGCGGCTCGTGAAGAAACGAGTCAGTATCAACGAACCAGAAGACGCCGGCCCAAGATGCAGGACACTCTTGTAGGGAAGGctacacttgaaccaatccacccatatggattgattctcaaccttgaTGAAGTCAGTTTTAAAGATTGGGAAGTTCTCATTGATGACTGGGCTTCAGCTATGAAGATCGTAATTGCCACGATAGAATGTGATAGAgatgaatttatcaaaatcttcgaggcaagttttgcCGGCATGGTAAAACAATTCTGGGATAAGGCATCAAAATCTGATGATAatattcttgcagatttcctaacaagagatggagccaactgaggttgacgcCATCATCATAAACCAGAGGCAGTTCCAAGAGAACATTgagatgctacaacaagaatggcaagagtgtatattccatgccaaacaagctgGAAGGATACAGACGGCTGATGAAGCCAAAGTATCTAACCGCATACAAGAATGTCTTAAGAAGATGATAAATCTTCATGGGGCAATCCACGAGCCGCTCCTGCGCAGGATTAGGGCTCCCATAATCgaagcaggcattaccgtacCGGCCGGATTAccggtagcaggggattcaagtacccctagcacaagttctgaggctaaggtgtcaaaaccggatcctcaagaaaaagatgttgctaaggcttcaccgcccgaaccaacatgtcaacccacCACCTCTGgggaaaaagagggagagatcaatcttaggccgctgacaggcaaatctaagattgattTTAACACTATTGATATATCTCATGTTTGGCAGTTGTACCAGTCTAGATGGGAGAAGCTCAATACCAGAAAGGGTATTAATCCGGGATATAGCCGGGTTGCTGTTGGAGGAAAATATCCTCGCGTTTGGATGACCATCGGAGCCAATCCTCAGGAGGTCAAGgagtggtatgaatttggggcgctagcctcagtttatactataTCACCAGCATTCAGCGAAATCAAAGGTCTACCAAGGTGGATCCAAGAGACTGTTTATGATGTCTGGTCGAACAATTCGTCCCTTAATAGGGGAGACGTTCTGGAACTATATTTTCTCAGTGCAGCACCAGAACCCGCAGGAAAGGGTAATCACGAAGCATTtcatttcatcaagcttcggagacccgaTACGGAGGCCTTAAACCGGATTAAGGCACCAGATCACCAAGTCTCCATTGTCACCACTTTcccggaggatcaaatctccacaagGCGTGCATGGGgattatgggtctgtctcacggaGATGGACAAAGTAAAGTATAAATTCAAGTTCTCTCATAATGCAGGACTTAGATCGTTCTTGTTGAATACTATGACAGGAACAACCACAAGCTTCGCCGAGAAGGCATTTGAAGAAAAAAGGCAGACGCTCTGGCGCAACAAGATAGCGGGAAGCAAAGAGACCCGTCACAAGTTCTGCAATATGACTCATTTAGGCCATTGGGTGGATCACCTCTGCGCAGAATGTCCTACGCAGAAAAAACCGAAGTTTGGAAAAGGCTTCCTCCTGAAGCCTAACAAGAAGAAGTTCCGGTCCGACGAGTATGAGGAGCACAAGACTCCACGTGGACgagcacctcgggcaccaagAAAGTAAGATGCCCGACAAGGAAAAGAGAGTCATGTGATTCGCAAAAAAGAATCCACTCACCAAAAAGAAGACGACAAGAGTGAGTGGAAGGAAAAAGACGGATTACCTCACCAAAAGTGGGGTAAAAATATAGGAAGACCACTCAACCGACAAAACTGAGTGGAAGAAAAGTAGCAGGCCCCTACTACAGCATTATCAGCTAAATAATGGAGTGAGGGACCACGGATGCATGTGAAGGCACAGCTGGTGTTGGCCATTAATGCCGACAAAAGAATGTGGCAGTCACCATCTAAGAAAGCTGGCCACAAAGAAATGAATCCAAGGCCAACAACCAAGCCATTATAGAGGGTATCAGACCTCTATATAACCCAAGCTCTGGAGAGGAAGAGATCATCGAAAAATCTCAACACtttcacacaacacacactCTCACTCTAGAATTTATCTttgcaatttttaaattttgtttttcaaagtttttcaattctagttttagtttcttttattttatgtatacaagtatCAGCTAccaatgagtagctaaacaagtttgtctcctcccttagggagatattatgaaataaattaaatattttataattcctctataaacgctttgtTTTGCCCAATTTCcggtttaataaaaattatcttTCATTTTCAACAAAATACTATTAGTCGgaacttagtgaaggaggaaggttgcaaccatccctTGCGAGCGCGTGGTTGGACGAAGCCTTGGGGGCAGAcggtccgtaaaacgcaacaggaactgactcctgaagaagaccattcGACGAAATGTATAATGTTGATTTATgattagatttattttgaagtgttacggaaacATGTTGGGCTTGATATATATTTTCTGGAATTTAgcaaaattcatgattttaaGAGTAATTTTGGTAAATAACTACATTATATGCTTATGGCTGTTTTAGTACCTTATTATATGAATTAGGCTATATTTGTCCTCTGCCTAAACAATGCCACATGTCGCACATCCAAAGTACTAGGTGCAATGCACCTAGGTGCAAGATGGAAGGAACCGTTGGGGGAGGGTATGGTGTAGGGCATGGTGTAGGATGGCTGAGATATTTTAGTGGAAATGAGgtgtaaaatctttatgcagAACTAATTTGATGCATATTAATTTACATAACTAAATTCAGGGTCTCGTAAATAAAATACCCTTGTAAAATCTTTAATACACAACTCAAATAAATGTGCGATGCATATTAATTTacataactaaatttacaaatatttctgtaaatcatttttgttggatttaaaataaattcattttcttaatACGACGTGAGTCATCTTAAATTTTAAGTTCGAAAATTATTCTAAACCTAACTAAAAGGAATGGGGTATTACACGTGAAGTTTCATATGCATTTCTAATGATGtgaattttcttttctatttttctttgttttagtTCCACTTGTATTGACAATGTGACTATTGGTCGGAACACATCAATCGTCACTTACCTAATTATTTTTGCGAGtcagaaagaagaaaaagatgaaACGGTAAATATTGTTTTATATTACCCTTAGGATggaatatttttgaaaaaatgttCAAATAATGAGCCAAAAAATGATATTACTAGATATATAAAGTTCCTAATTCATTGCgcttgaaagaaaaaaaataaaatcatatacatataatttaaaaatagatttacATGTTGGACTCCGATGTGTCCAAGTCTTTTGCATAGTTGAAACCTACAACCTTAAAATTTTGCACGGTATAAAATTCATCACATCTATAAAATCAACTTGTATATTAAGTAATTTCACAAGAACAATAACCTAAGAGTCTGATATGATCAGAGTTCAAAACAAAATTGGAGGTGAAGATGGAGAAAAATCTCTCATAAAGGCAAAGTTActaatacaaaaaaatacataaataaatagtgAATTTCATTTAGAAGGTGCGTCTCGGTCTGTCCTCTGCAACATTAACTCTAATTGCACGGCCATCCAAATTCTGCATCCAAAATTAGATAAATTCATGCacatttcaatgaaatttaactattttaattatataaattcccccaaaattagctcaaatgagAATGATGCGTTTCAATTCCACCTGTTCACCATTTCATGTAAGAACATAATTGGATTAGCTGTTTGGAATttcaaatctatcaaaataAAAGGTGCATTTTAGAGTTTTTCAATGGTCTAAATTCCTCACTTCATCAAAGATTTGTAGTTTCTACCAATCCCATTTCTCAAAATTCCAAATCAAGGGCAATAGCAAGTTACCTGTCCATCAAGAGCAGCTATAGCATCATTTAATTCCGGCTCACTCGACATCGTGACAAAACCAAATCCACGCGATCTTCCAGTCTCCCTGTCAATTACCACTCTAGCATCAATGACTTTGCCATGCTCGCTGAAGAGCTCCATGAGGCGAGCATTATCCACTTGCCATGGCAAGTTACCAACATAGATCCTGAAGGAAGGCTCGTACGTTCTAGTAATCCTTTCCGGCTGAGAACCTCTAGGAGCCGCCTTATTTACCGTCAATAGTCTTCCGCCTATATCCTGAATATATCGTGTTGCCAAATTAATAGAGGCCGTTTCAGAAGTTCACAATAAGAATGTGACATTTGAGGCAAGACAACTATAGTCAAACCAAGAATTAATAGATGTTAAATAGTTTTGCagattgaatttttatttgttgACAAGAACAAATAAATCCTAAAATCCTGTCTTACAAGTGCAAGGCAGCATTTCCTCAAGTCAGTTTATGGCATCGACAGTCACCACAGACAAATGGCGGTTACAGTCACTACTTACTTACCATAGATGGCAAAACCTTCACGAATTTCTTGATCATTAAATACAATACCATATCGACAGGGATGATTTCAAAAGGTCACTTTGAGAAATTGACATTAAATAAGACAAGTATAAGAAtcaaactcaagaattttaGATGCTCAATTTAGTCCGACATACTTATGCCTAAGCAACATACACAAATGGTGATCGTGGTCGCTACTTACTCAGCATAGATGGAAAACCTTCACAAATGTCTTGATAAATCAGTAAAAACACATATCTTATCATGAGCAAATAGCAATCACCATAGTTTTAAGTAGTTTATCATATATCTCAGTCCAAGGTAACACCTATCCTATTCCTATCACATAGATGCAATGAACACACCTCATTCGACTGCACTAAAACATTTCAAACTCAGCAGTCAGTATAGATAGCAACTAGGAGTTGGGAACGAATTAAATAACAAGCAACTCACATAGCCACTGAACATCTCAACAGCCTTCTCAGCTTGTTCCACCGTGCTCATTGTTACAAATCCAAATCCTCGGCTTTGATCCGTTTGCCTATTGTAAATCACCTACAATAACACCACCAGATCAGATATCTGCATTCGGACCCCAAATCCCCTATCATACAATTgctgaattaaaattttattgaaaggaaaaaataaaaagaataaaaaacataaaaacccCAAGATAGCACAAAGAAGCTAACTAAGGGTtaagcctcattaaaacctatCACACAATTGCATTACAATACACCTAATATTACATAAATTTTGATGGAAGACATGCGAATTAGAATAAGAATGAACTCTTATCCTCGTATGGAAGAACTACACTATTCTATCCCTAAAAAGATCGAATTTTTTCCCCTTCTTATATTTTCATCCTTAGCCCCTCAATTTTTGTTCTTAAAATAAGTGGCTTTGGCTCAATTTCATCCTAAGACAGATAATTTTCCAGCAAATTTCGACAATCTTA contains:
- the LOC130987515 gene encoding 28 kDa ribonucleoprotein, chloroplastic-like, producing MTSATALHLRLLECCCAATIPKTSISKPSCPSLSLRQIHFPHSSVQLKSRNSPLRILPFVPQASDWAAGDEGLAATAVESSSWESADENAEGDGGEESFVQPPEEAKLFVGNLPYDIDSEKLAKLFDQAGVVEISEVIYNRQTDQSRGFGFVTMSTVEQAEKAVEMFSGYDIGGRLLTVNKAAPRGSQPERITRTYEPSFRIYVGNLPWQVDNARLMELFSEHGKVIDARVVIDRETGRSRGFGFVTMSSEPELNDAIAALDGQNLDGRAIRVNVAEDRPRRTF